From the genome of Nicotiana sylvestris chromosome 2, ASM39365v2, whole genome shotgun sequence, one region includes:
- the LOC104246006 gene encoding probable methyltransferase TCM_000336: protein MDVEKVFHMTGGVGETSYSRNSSLQKKASDMVKQVILETVEEVCLTTKPKSIGIADLGCSSGPNTLSNIKEIIETSRNNKLLQPAAPTEFRVFLNDLPTNDFNAIFQALPEFRHQLKELGRNHIGHGPSNIYIAAYPGSFYGRLFPDHCLHFIYSSYSLHWLSRIPSGIYDEDGRSMNKANIYISENSPPQVSEAYFEQFQEDFSLFLRSRSEELVSGGKMVLILLGREGLHHADRGNAFFWKILSRSLTNLFTKGEVEKEKLDSYEVHFYAPCKEEIGEIVKRDGCFQVDRLEIFEVEKNIVGNGMSYGRMVAMTVRAIQESMIAHHFGEAIVESLFEEYGRLVDEEMAKEEIRPITFLLVLKKL, encoded by the exons AAGAAGGCATCTGATATGGTGAAGCAAGTAATCCTAGAGACTGTAGAAGAAGTTTGTCTCACAACAAAGCCTAAGAGCATAGGCATAGCTGACTTAGGTTGTTCCTCCGGACCAAACACTTTATCAAACATTAAAGAAATCATTGAGACAAGCCGGAACAACAAGCTCTTGCAACCGGCGGCACCAACAGAGTTTCGAGTTTTCCTAAATGACCTTCCCACCAATGACTTCAACGCCATTTTTCAGGCCTTACCTGAATTTCGTCATCAGTTAAAGGAATTAGGAAGAAATCATATTGGACATGGTCCTTCAAATATATACATAGCTGCTTATCCTGGCTCATTTTATGGAAGACTTTTCCCAGATCATTGCTTGCATTTCATCTATTCCTCTTATAGCTTGCACTGGCTTTCAAGG atTCCTTCAGGAATTTATGATGAAGATGGGAGGTCCATGAACAAAGCCAACATATACATATCAGAGAACAGTCCACCTCAGGTATCAGAAGCGTATTTCGAACAATTCCAGGAGGATTTCTCATTGTTCCTCCGTTCAAGATCGGAGGAGCTGGTTAGTGGTGGAAAAATGGTGCTGATTTTATTGGGAAGAGAAGGTCTTCATCATGCTGATAGAGGAAATGCTTTTTTCTGGAAAATCCTCTCTAGGTCATTAACAAATTTATTTACTAAG GGAGAAGTGGagaaggaaaagcttgactcATACGAAGTACATTTTTATGCaccatgtaaggaagaaataGGAGAAATAGTAAAGAGAGATGGGTGTTTTCAAGTGGACAGACTTGAAATATTTGAGGTAGAGAAGAATATTGTTGGGAATGGTATGAGCTATGGCAGAATGGTGGCTATGACAGTTAGGGCAATCCAAGAATCTATGATAGCTCACCATTTTGGAGAAGCAATTGTAGAAAGCTTGTTTGAAGAATATGGAAGATTGGTAGATGAAGAGATGGCAAAGGAGGAAATTAGGCCTATAACTTTCCTCCTCGTTCTTAAGAAACTATAA